A window of Emcibacter sp. SYSU 3D8 genomic DNA:
AGGCGCCAGACCGGCAAAACGTAAATCACGTTCCGCCTGCTCTTCTCGGCCGCCCGATAGACCGCGCGGCCGACCTGGCCGGGTTCGGCGGTGATCTGCCCGGGCAGTTTCATGCCTTCCGTCATGGCGGTACGGACGAAGCCGGGCTTGACGGTCATTACATGGACGCCCTGCCCCGCGAACCGGTTGCGCAGGCCGGAGAGAAACGCGGTCAATCCGGCCTTGGCCGATCCGTAGACATAATTGGAGCCTCGCCCCCTGTCGCCGGCGACGGAACTGACGCCGACAATGGTGCCCCGCCCCCGCGCCGCCATCCGCCGGGCGATCTCGCCCAGCAACAGCGCCGGTCCCTCGAAATTGGCCCGCAGGATTGCCGCCGCATGGTCGGGATCGGCTTCCGCACGCGCCTGGTCGCCCAGCACGCCGATCACGCACACCGCCGTGTCGGGCAGCATACCGAGGCCATCGAGAAAACGGGCATGGAACTCGAGCGACAGCGCGTCGAACGCCACCGCCACCGCCTCGCCCCGGTAACGCAGCCGAAGGTCATTGGCATTGCGTTCGGCGCGGTCCGCGTCGCGCGCCGCCAGCAGCACCGTCCAGCCCTGCTCTGCGTAGCGCCGTGCGATGGCGAAGCCGATATCGGACGTGCCGCCCAGCACGAGGACCGTGCGCTGGCCGCTCAAAGCCCGAGTCTTTCCGATTGCAGCGACCGGAACCTGGCCGATGCGCCTGCCTCGGCGCGAAACGCGCGGAATGCATCGGCCTCGCCATAGCCCGCATCGAAGATCCCGCGATCCTGCCGGGCATCTTTCGCCAGGTAGAGCCGGCCGCCACTGGCGACCACGATACGGTCCAGCGCGGCGGCCAGCCGCAACGTGTCGTCGCTCACGGGGAAGTCGATAGCCAATGTAAACCCTTCCATGGGAAAGCCGATCATGCCCGCGTCGCCGGGCCCCAGCAATTTGAGAACAGTGAGGAACGAAGGATTTCCCTCGCGGGCGATCAGGGCCAGCATCTCGCCCAGCGCCGCTGAGCTGCCGGCGCGGGGAATGACGCACTGATGCTGGATGAAGCCTCTGCTGCCATAGATCCGGTTCCAGTGCGCGACGCCGTCGAGCGGAAAGAAGTACGGCAGATATCCGACGACCCGCATCCCTTCCCGGCGCGCATTCATCCGGTAGTAAAGCTCGTTGAAAGCGGAAGCCGACAACCGGTTCAGGGTGAAGGCAGGCAAGTGGAACGGGACGGCAAGGCGCGGCGGGGTGCCGGTCCGCAGCGGCGCCCGCGCCTGGTCGTCATCCAGATCGGCACGCAGCGCGTGTTCACCCCGGAACACCAGGGCACGGCCCAGGCCGCCCTTCCCCAACCCGTCGATCCACGCGACGCTGTAGGTCCGGTTGCGGGACTCCTCCAGCAGTCGCATGGCGGCGGCGAGGTCGGGCGCGGACAGTGTTTCCTGGCGGATGAAGGCGGTTTCCACCGGGATCAGGCGGAAGGTGACGTCGGTGACGATGCCGGTCAGGCCCATCCCGCCGATGGTGGCGCGAAACAATTGCGCGTTCTCGCCGCGGCTACAGCGCACCACATCGCCCTGCGCCGTAACGAGCGTCAGCGCCGAGACATGCGCGCCGAAGGCGCCGGCCACGTGATGGTTCTTGCCATGGACGTTGGAGGCGACCATGCCGCCGATGGTTACATACCGGGTGCCGGGCACGACCGGCGGGAACAGGCCGCGCGGCAGCACGGCGTCGATGACGTCCGACAGCATGACCCCCGCCTCGACGGTCAAGTCCCGGCTGGCCTCGTCATACGCCAGGAAGCGGTCCAGCCCGCGCAATCCGAGCGTACGGCCGGCCCCCAGCGCCGCATCGCCATAGGATCTGCCTGCACCATGCGCCAGTACCGGACCGCCGCCCAGCACCGCACGGCGCACGGCGGCGGGATCCCGCAGCGTTTCCAGTTCCCCCTGCCTGCGGGGAAAATTCCCCCATCCCGCGAAGCTCATCAGTTACTCAGCCCGGCGATAACGCACCCCATTGTCGATCCGTCCAGCCTACTCTCACGAGGCCTCGCAGACTTGGATGTTTTGCGCCCTACGCCCCCGCCACGCTCTTCGAGGCGATTTCGTAGACGTCCTTCGACAGGCCGGGCTGGCGCAGGATCCGCTCCAGTTCCGCGCGCATCAGGGCACGGCGCTTGTCGTCGAAGCGCCGCCACTGGTTGAAGCCGCCGGTCATGCGTGCGGCGATGCCGGGATTGATCTTGTTCAGCTCCAGCACCACGTCGGCCAGCAGCCGATAGCCCTCGCCGTCCGCGTCGTGGAAGCGGGGCTGGTTGGACTGGGTGAAGGCGCCGACCAGCGAGCGCACCCGGTTGGGATTGCGCATCGAGAAGGCTTCGTGGCCCATCAGCGCCTTCACCCGCTCCAGCGTGTCCGGCAGGTCGGACAGGGCCTGGACCGACATCCATTTGTCGATCACCAGCGGATTGGCTGCCCATTTCGCGTAGAACGCGTCGATCGCCTCCTGGCGGGCGGGCGTGTCGGTGCTGGCCAGCGCGGTCAGCGCCGCCAGCGAATCCGTCATGTTGTCCGCGCGGAAGAACTCGTCGCGGCACAACGCCACGATCTCGGGCGCCGGATCAGCCATCAGGTAGGACAGCGCCACGTTCTTCAGGCTGCGGCGGCCCACCGCGGCGGTCTCGAACACATAGGCGCCGCGGTCGTTGAGCCGGTCGAAGATGCCCCGGAAATCGTCGCGCAGCCGCCGCGACAATTCGCCGCGCACGAAGCAGTGCACGCGCTCGATGGCCTCCACGTCGACTTCCGCCATCTGCTGCGCCAGATAGGCCTGGCTGGGCAGCATGACGGTGAGCGCGACCAGCGCCGGGTCCAGGTCGGTGCTGGTCAGCACGCTCTCGAACGCGGCGGAGAATTTGGGGTCGAGCACCAGCATCTCGCCGCGCCGCACGGCAGCGATCAACTCCAGCATCAGGCCGGTGGCGAGCGTCTGCCCGGCTTCCCAGCGCGCGAAGGCGTCCGGATCGCTGCGCAGCAGGAACGCGAGATCGTCGCGGCTGTAGCCGGCATCCATGGTCACCGGCGCCGAAAAACCGCGCAGGAGGGACGGCACCGGGCGCTCGGCGACGCCGGTGAAGGTAAAGCGCTGCTCGGGCTCGCGGACATCGAGCACGCGGCTGAGCGGTCCGTCCGTGTTCTCGCCATCGAGCGTCAGCGGCAATGGCTGCCCGCCCTGGCCCAACAGCCCCATGGCCAGCGGGATGTGCAGCGGCAGCTTGACCGGCTGGCCCGGCGTCGGCCCCGTCGACTGCTTGACATCGAGGGTGTAGGTCTGCGCGCCGGCGTCCCAGGCGCCGCGCACTTCCAGATGCGGCGTGCCGGCCTGGCCGTACCAGCGCTTGAACTGGGTCAGATCCACGCCCGAGGCGTCCTGCATGGCGGCGGCGAAACCCTCCACCGTGGCGGCGGTGCCGTCGTGCCGCGCCACATAAAGGTCCATGCCCTTGCGGAAATTGTCCCTGCCGATGATGGTCTGCATCATGCGGATCACCTCGGCCCCCTTCTCGTACACGGTCGAGGTGTAGAAGTTGTTGATCTCGATATAGGATTCAGGGCGGACGGGATGCGCCTGCGGGCCGGCGTCCTCGGGGAACTGGCGGGCGCGCAGCGACTTCACGTCGCCGATCCGCTGCTCGGCGGCCGACTGGGTGTCGGCCGAGAACTGCTGGTCGCGGAATACGGTCAGCCCTTCCTTCAGGCTGAGCTGGAACCAGTCGCGGCAGGTGATGCGGTTGCCGGTCCAGTTGTGAAAATATTCGTGGGCGATGACGCTCTCGATGGCGTTGAAGTTGGCGTCGGTCGCGGTTTCCGGCGTCGCCAGCACATAGGCGCTGTTGAACACGTTGAGACTCTTGTTCTCCATGGCGCCGGCATTGAAGTCCCGCACCGCGACGATGTTGTAGATATCGAGATCGTATTCGAGGCCATAGGTATCCTCGTCCCACTTCATCGCCTTTTTCAGCGACTCCATGGCGTGCGCGCACTTGTCGGCGTCTTCGGCCACCGTATAGATGCGCAAGGTGACGTCGCGGCCCGAGGAGGTGATGAAATGATCCTCGATATGCGCCAGGTCGCCCGCCACCAGCGCGAACAGGTAGCAGGGCTTCAGGAACGGATCTTCCCACACCGCCAGGTGCCGCCCGCCGTCCAGGTCGCGTTCCTCGATCAGGTTACCGTTCGACAGCAGCACCGGGTACTTCGCCTTGTCGGCGGTGATGGTGGTGGTGTAGCGCGACAGCACGTCGGGCCGGTCGAGGAAATAGGTGATGCGGCGGAAACCCTGCGCCTCGCACTGGCTGCAGAAATTGCCGCTCGACTTGTAGAGGCCGGAAAGCTGGGTATTGTCCTGCGGCCTGATGCGGGTGACGATCTCGACTTCGGCCCGGTCGCCGATCACCGGCACGATCAGCGAGTGCGGCGTGACCGTGTAGTCCTCGTGCGACAGCTTGCGCCCGTCGACCTTCAGCGACACCAGTTCCAGTTCATCGCCATCGAGTTCCAGCGGCTCGCCCGGACGTTCGCGGACCACGTTCAGCACGGAGGTGACGGTGGTGAACGCCTCGCCGAGGTCGAACGTCAGGTCGATGGTCCCGATCGCGAAGGAGGGAGCCCGGTAATCCTGGAGGCGAATGGTCTGCGGGTTGGCCTGGTCCATGAAAATCCTTGATCGAGACGGGAGTGCTGAAGCCCGAGGCGCCGCGTCCTGTCGGCAAGGAACGCGGCGCCCGGATGTGCCGACTTTATGTAGGGTGCCCCTTGATGGGATCAAATGGCCACCCTGAAAGGAACGCCGCCGGTTACATCACGTCCTTCCAGTCGGCGAAGCCCTTGCCGGCGCGGGCCAGCTTTTCCAGCAGCCACGAGTGCTTCCAGCTGCGGTCGCCGTAGAGCTGGCGATACTTCTCGACCGCCGCGTGCACCTTGTCGACGCCGACCGTGTCCGCATAGAACATCGGCCCGCCGCGATAGGACGGGAAGCCATAACCGTTGATCCAGATGATGTCGATGTCGCAGGGACGCAGTGCAATCCCCTCCTCCAGCTCGCGCGCGCCTTCGTTGATGGCGGCATAGATGCAGCGCTCGATGATCTCCTCGTTGGAAATCTCACGCTGTTCGATGCCCCGCTCCCGGGCGGCGGCGGCAATGATCGCCTCGACTTCCGGATCGGGCATTGCCTTGCGGTCGTCGCCGTACTTGTAATAGCCGGCCTTGGTCTTCTGGCCGTGGCGGCCCTTGGCCACCAGGATGTCGGCGATCACCGGGAATTTGGGATCGATCGGGAACATGTCGGGGAACTCGCTGCGGGCCCGGGCGCCCACGTCGAGACCGGCCAGGTCGCCCATCTGCAGCGGTCCCATGGGCATGCCGAAGTCGTAGAGCACGCTGTCGATCTGGTGCGGCGTCGCGCCTTCCCACAGCATCTTGTTCGCCTCGCCGCCGTAGCGGGCGATCATGCGGTTGCCGATGAAGCCGTGGCACACCCCCGCGACCACGCCGATCTTGCCGATGGTCTTGGCCAGCGCCATGCAGGTCGCGAGCACGTCCTTGCCCGTCTTCGCACCGCGCACGACCTCCAGCAGCCGCATGACGTTGGCGGGGCTGAAGAAGTGCAGGCCGATGACATCCTCGGGCCGGCCGGTGACCGACGCGATCTCGTTGAGATCCAGATAGGACGTGTTCGACGCCAGGATGCAGCCGGGCTTGCAGATCGAGTCCAGCTTGCGGAACACCTCCTTCTTGATCTCCATGTTTTCGAAGATCGCCTCGATGACGATGTCGACGCCGGCAATGTCGTCATAGCTCAGGCTGGGCGTGATCAGGCTAAGCCGCGTGTCCACCTGCCCGGCGGTCAGCCGGCCCTTGGCCTGGGTGTTGCGGTAGTTCTGCTCGATGATCTTCATGCCGCGGTCGAGCGCTTCCTGGGTCGCCTCGATCACGGTGACCGGAATGCCCGCATTGGCGAAGTTCATGGCGATGCCGCCGCCCATGGTGCCCGCGCCCAGCACGGCCGCCGTCTCGATCTTGCGCAGCGGCGTGTCCCGGGGCACGTCCGGAATCTTGGCCACCTCGCGCTCGGCGAAGAACATGTAGCGCAGCGCCTTGGATTCGGTGCTCGCCATCAGCTCGGTGATGCCGGCGCGCTCGACCTTCATGCCCTCGTCGAACGGCAGGTTCACCGCCGCCTCGATGGTCTGGACGATCTTCTCGGGTGCCGGGAAGCCGCGCAGCTTGTTCAGGCCCTTGCGGAAATCCGCGAAAAAGTTTTCGGGCAGGCTCGAGGCGTCGATCTGGATGTCGCGGACCTTGCGCAGCGGTGCACCCCGGTCGATCAGCTTGCGGGCGAAATCGAGGGCGCCCTCGCGCAGGTCGCCGTCAACCACGGCGTCGATGATCTCGAGCTTCCTGGCCTCGGGCGCCTTGATCGGGTTGCCGTCGACGATCACCTTCAGCGCCCGCTCCGGACCGATCAGGCGCGGCAGGCGCTGGGTGCCGCCGGCGCCCGGCAACAGGCCCAGCTTGACCTCGGGCAAACCCACCTGGGCGGACGGCACGGCGACGCGGTAATGGGCCGCCAGCGCCGTCTCCAGGCCGCCGCCCAGCGCGGTGCCGTGGATCGCCGCGATGATCGGTTTCGAGGCATTTTCCATGGTTTCCTGCACCGAGCGCAGGTCCGGCCCCTTCGGCGGCTTGCCGAACTCGGTGATGTCGGCGCCGGCGATGAAGGTGCGGCCATCGCAGATCAGGATGATGGCCTTGACCTCGGCATCGGCATCGAGCGCCTTCACGCCGTCGAAAATTCCCTGACGCACCGGCGCCGAAAGGGCATTTACCGGCGGGCTATCGACTGTAATGATGCCGATATCACCCTGCTTCTCCCATCGTGCGGCTACTGACATGACTGTAATCCCTGAGTTGATTCTTTTCTGGCTGGAAAGCTCGCACGACGGGTGGCCACCCGTGAGTCATTCCTGCTAGAACAGGTCGGACGAGCCGCCGACAATGTGCCAGACCACCGGTTTTACAGGCAAGGGGCATAGATGCCTGCATTGATGCGCCGACGTGAAACGGGAGGCAGGATTGATCGTGCTCGTCCGCTCTCGTTCACTTTCAACGGCAGACCATGCACCGGCTTCGCCGGTGATACGCTGGCGTCGGCTCTGCTGGCCAATGACATTGCGATCATCGGCCGCAGCCTCCGCCACAACCGCCCGCGCAGCATCATGGGCGTCGGCTATTCGGATCCCGGCGCCTACCTGAAACTGATCGAGAATGGCGCCAGCCGCACCGTACTCGCCACCCAGGTCGACCTGTATGACGGTCTGGTGGCGGAAAGCCTGTTGCCCTGGCCGCCACCATCGCTGATGGAACGGCTGCGCCGGGACCAGCCCAAGCCGCCGTCGACCGATCCGGTCCACACCCCGATGCGGCCCGATTTCTCGGCCGAGTCCGGCTTTGCCCATTGCGACGTGCTGGTCGTGGGTGGCGGCCCCGCCGGCCTGATGACCGCGCTGACAGC
This region includes:
- a CDS encoding SDR family oxidoreductase; the encoded protein is MSGQRTVLVLGGTSDIGFAIARRYAEQGWTVLLAARDADRAERNANDLRLRYRGEAVAVAFDALSLEFHARFLDGLGMLPDTAVCVIGVLGDQARAEADPDHAAAILRANFEGPALLLGEIARRMAARGRGTIVGVSSVAGDRGRGSNYVYGSAKAGLTAFLSGLRNRFAGQGVHVMTVKPGFVRTAMTEGMKLPGQITAEPGQVGRAVYRAAEKSRRNVIYVLPVWRLIMLIIGHIPEFLFKKLKL
- a CDS encoding 3-hydroxyacyl-CoA dehydrogenase NAD-binding domain-containing protein, with the translated sequence MSVAARWEKQGDIGIITVDSPPVNALSAPVRQGIFDGVKALDADAEVKAIILICDGRTFIAGADITEFGKPPKGPDLRSVQETMENASKPIIAAIHGTALGGGLETALAAHYRVAVPSAQVGLPEVKLGLLPGAGGTQRLPRLIGPERALKVIVDGNPIKAPEARKLEIIDAVVDGDLREGALDFARKLIDRGAPLRKVRDIQIDASSLPENFFADFRKGLNKLRGFPAPEKIVQTIEAAVNLPFDEGMKVERAGITELMASTESKALRYMFFAEREVAKIPDVPRDTPLRKIETAAVLGAGTMGGGIAMNFANAGIPVTVIEATQEALDRGMKIIEQNYRNTQAKGRLTAGQVDTRLSLITPSLSYDDIAGVDIVIEAIFENMEIKKEVFRKLDSICKPGCILASNTSYLDLNEIASVTGRPEDVIGLHFFSPANVMRLLEVVRGAKTGKDVLATCMALAKTIGKIGVVAGVCHGFIGNRMIARYGGEANKMLWEGATPHQIDSVLYDFGMPMGPLQMGDLAGLDVGARARSEFPDMFPIDPKFPVIADILVAKGRHGQKTKAGYYKYGDDRKAMPDPEVEAIIAAAARERGIEQREISNEEIIERCIYAAINEGARELEEGIALRPCDIDIIWINGYGFPSYRGGPMFYADTVGVDKVHAAVEKYRQLYGDRSWKHSWLLEKLARAGKGFADWKDVM
- a CDS encoding FAD-binding oxidoreductase, translated to MSFAGWGNFPRRQGELETLRDPAAVRRAVLGGGPVLAHGAGRSYGDAALGAGRTLGLRGLDRFLAYDEASRDLTVEAGVMLSDVIDAVLPRGLFPPVVPGTRYVTIGGMVASNVHGKNHHVAGAFGAHVSALTLVTAQGDVVRCSRGENAQLFRATIGGMGLTGIVTDVTFRLIPVETAFIRQETLSAPDLAAAMRLLEESRNRTYSVAWIDGLGKGGLGRALVFRGEHALRADLDDDQARAPLRTGTPPRLAVPFHLPAFTLNRLSASAFNELYYRMNARREGMRVVGYLPYFFPLDGVAHWNRIYGSRGFIQHQCVIPRAGSSAALGEMLALIAREGNPSFLTVLKLLGPGDAGMIGFPMEGFTLAIDFPVSDDTLRLAAALDRIVVASGGRLYLAKDARQDRGIFDAGYGEADAFRAFRAEAGASARFRSLQSERLGL
- the pepN gene encoding aminopeptidase N; the protein is MDQANPQTIRLQDYRAPSFAIGTIDLTFDLGEAFTTVTSVLNVVRERPGEPLELDGDELELVSLKVDGRKLSHEDYTVTPHSLIVPVIGDRAEVEIVTRIRPQDNTQLSGLYKSSGNFCSQCEAQGFRRITYFLDRPDVLSRYTTTITADKAKYPVLLSNGNLIEERDLDGGRHLAVWEDPFLKPCYLFALVAGDLAHIEDHFITSSGRDVTLRIYTVAEDADKCAHAMESLKKAMKWDEDTYGLEYDLDIYNIVAVRDFNAGAMENKSLNVFNSAYVLATPETATDANFNAIESVIAHEYFHNWTGNRITCRDWFQLSLKEGLTVFRDQQFSADTQSAAEQRIGDVKSLRARQFPEDAGPQAHPVRPESYIEINNFYTSTVYEKGAEVIRMMQTIIGRDNFRKGMDLYVARHDGTAATVEGFAAAMQDASGVDLTQFKRWYGQAGTPHLEVRGAWDAGAQTYTLDVKQSTGPTPGQPVKLPLHIPLAMGLLGQGGQPLPLTLDGENTDGPLSRVLDVREPEQRFTFTGVAERPVPSLLRGFSAPVTMDAGYSRDDLAFLLRSDPDAFARWEAGQTLATGLMLELIAAVRRGEMLVLDPKFSAAFESVLTSTDLDPALVALTVMLPSQAYLAQQMAEVDVEAIERVHCFVRGELSRRLRDDFRGIFDRLNDRGAYVFETAAVGRRSLKNVALSYLMADPAPEIVALCRDEFFRADNMTDSLAALTALASTDTPARQEAIDAFYAKWAANPLVIDKWMSVQALSDLPDTLERVKALMGHEAFSMRNPNRVRSLVGAFTQSNQPRFHDADGEGYRLLADVVLELNKINPGIAARMTGGFNQWRRFDDKRRALMRAELERILRQPGLSKDVYEIASKSVAGA